Proteins encoded in a region of the Dreissena polymorpha isolate Duluth1 chromosome 6, UMN_Dpol_1.0, whole genome shotgun sequence genome:
- the LOC127835601 gene encoding uncharacterized protein LOC127835601, with protein MVEIGGVQIKAIIDSGSSCNIVDRKTWEFLKRNDIQFRDEPRKTELYAYGSKTPLKTAGVFWSTIVNNGVAIDDAEFVVIEGSGQFLLSCDTAMRLGVIKIVRQIETPEISDVVNKYKELFTGLGKLKGYQLEVPIDQAVTPVVQPTRRVPYQLREKLVA; from the coding sequence ATGGTCGAAATTGGTGGTGTACAAATTAAGGCGATAATTGATTCCGGTTCCAGCTGCAACATTGTGGATAGGAAAACGTGGGAGTTCTTGAAACGAAATGACATACAATTCAGGGACGAGCCAAGGAAAACAGAACTGTATGCCTATGGATCTAAGACACCACTGAAGACTGCTGGTGTATTTTGGTCAACGATTGTTAACAATGGGGTAGCGATAGATGATGCAGAATTTGTTGTCATTGAGGGATCTGGACAGTTCTTATTAAGCTGTGATACAGCTATGCGACTTGGTGTGATTAAAATAGTGCGTCAAATTGAAACCCCGGAAATATCGGATGTTGTTAATAAGTACAAAGAATTATTTACGGGACTTGGAAAACTGAAAGGTTATCAACTTGAAGTGCCCATTGACCAGGCTGTAACACCTGTAGTGCAACCGACCAGACGTGTGCCATATCAGTTACGAGAGAAGTTGGTAGCTTGA